Part of the uncultured Anaeromusa sp. genome is shown below.
GCGGGTTCTTATTTGATTAAGGCGGTGTGTTTGCAAAAGCTGAACCGAACGCCGGAAGCGGTAGAAACCTATAAAAGCTTGCTAAAACATGTGCCCGCAGATGCTAGTGAATCTAAAGAAGCCATTGCCATGGCGAAAAAGATGCTCAAGCGTCTTGGCGCGGAGTAATTTACTGTTGACTCTATCCTGGGAATATACCTTATTCTCAAGGTAGGCAAAGAGTTAAGGCCAAAATAAATTGACGAGGTGATCTACATGGCACATCCTAAGTACGAACTTCCCAAAACTCCCCATGCCGAGTATCGGTACAAAATGGCGATGAAGCACGTTGAGGCGGCCAAAGCAGCTGGCAAGTCTTCAGAAGAAATCCATGAAATGTTCAAGAAAATCATGAGCTATGATGTAAACGATTTGCCGGCCAGCAGCGATGGCGCTCATAAAAAATACCATGCCGCTGTGGCGCATGCTAAAAAAGCGCTAGAAAACGGCAAGTCTTCGGAAGAGGCGCATGAGATTTTCCGCCAGGTGCTGGAATCTAAAGGCGAAGGTCATTGTCACAAGGAAAAGTAAAATAGTTAAGCGGCCTCTTTGAGGCCGCTTAACTATTTTTATAGGTAACAGGAATTTCAATTTGCGTAATGTATTCGGCAGGGTCTGAAGTAGCCCAATAATTTCGAAGTTGGTTGATATAGGCATCGCCCTTAACCTTTAAGTCATTTCGATGAATAAAAGCGAGCATTTTTTGCAGCGCCTTTGCGTATTGGCTATGATAGCCGTCAGCAGTGATGAGTTTGACATAGAGCCCTTGGGGCTTGACTTGTACCTGCACATATTCATCAGGGTGTGAGACGCGGGTGAAGATGCAAGAAATAGGGGGATGAGGGTGGGATAAATCTTGTTGTAAAACGATATAGCCCATAGGATATTCATTGAGAATTTCGCTAGCCGCAAAAGGAAGATTGTGCGCGGCGATGCGTTTGATTTGCTCTTTTGTCGAATAAGGTTCTGCCGGAAGCGTATCGGCTACAAAATATTCTTCTGCGCAAGGC
Proteins encoded:
- a CDS encoding MerR family transcriptional regulator, translating into MSDKAASYFTIGEFAQLFGISKQTLFYYEKNNIFSPELIETNGYRYYSLEQYFIFEIIITLRKLGVSLKEIGEYVKNRNIDSLENLLSYKALEYDIQLELLQRNKSNLLIKIEQLKQVKALHNNCMTLEPCAEEYFVADTLPAEPYSTKEQIKRIAAHNLPFAASEILNEYPMGYIVLQQDLSHPHPPISCIFTRVSHPDEYVQVQVKPQGLYVKLITADGYHSQYAKALQKMLAFIHRNDLKVKGDAYINQLRNYWATSDPAEYITQIEIPVTYKNS